In Bradyrhizobium sp. CCBAU 051011, the following are encoded in one genomic region:
- a CDS encoding dicarboxylate/amino acid:cation symporter, which yields MATAAATTGGHHSVKWYQHLYVQVLAAITAGILLGHFYPQLGEQMKPLGDAFIKCIKMIIAPIIFFTVVHGIASMRDMKKVGRVGLKALIYFEVLTTAALIIGLIVINLWKPGVGMNVDLSTVDTKSIAAFTAKAKEQGTVQFLMDIIPSTVVGAFAQGEILQVLFFAILFAFGLQALGQHGEGVLRLIDVVSHVFFKIVGYIMKVAPIGAFGAMAFTIGKYGVATLVSLANFMLAFYVTCLLFIFVVLGAVAALCGFSIFKFIRYIKEELLIVLGTSSSESVLPRMIAKTENLGCEKSVVGLVIPTGYSFNLDGTCIYLTMAAIFLAQATNTPLTIWQELGIIGVLLLTSKGAAGVTGSGFIVLAATLASVGTIPVASIALILGIDRFMSEARALTNLIGNGVATVVVAKWEGALDERMLHQRLNQESDVEADDPESVKIADDEIEAGAPRPVVA from the coding sequence ATGGCAACGGCAGCAGCAACGACAGGCGGTCACCATTCCGTAAAATGGTATCAGCACCTCTATGTGCAGGTTTTGGCTGCAATCACGGCCGGCATATTACTGGGCCATTTTTATCCTCAGCTTGGCGAGCAGATGAAGCCGCTTGGCGATGCGTTTATCAAATGTATCAAGATGATTATCGCCCCGATCATCTTCTTCACGGTTGTGCATGGTATCGCCAGCATGCGCGACATGAAGAAGGTCGGACGCGTTGGTTTGAAGGCATTGATCTATTTCGAAGTGCTGACGACGGCTGCGCTGATCATCGGGCTTATCGTTATCAATTTGTGGAAGCCTGGCGTCGGCATGAACGTCGATCTGTCGACCGTTGACACAAAATCGATCGCGGCCTTCACCGCAAAAGCGAAGGAGCAGGGCACGGTCCAGTTTCTGATGGACATTATCCCGTCGACAGTCGTCGGCGCTTTTGCCCAAGGCGAAATCCTCCAGGTGTTGTTCTTTGCAATCCTGTTTGCATTTGGGTTGCAAGCTCTCGGTCAACACGGTGAGGGCGTGTTGCGGCTGATTGATGTGGTGAGCCACGTGTTCTTCAAGATCGTGGGCTACATCATGAAAGTTGCGCCGATCGGAGCGTTCGGCGCAATGGCGTTCACGATCGGCAAGTATGGGGTGGCGACGCTGGTTTCGTTGGCCAACTTCATGTTGGCGTTCTACGTAACATGCTTGTTGTTCATCTTCGTCGTGCTCGGCGCCGTTGCTGCCCTTTGCGGCTTTTCGATCTTCAAGTTCATCCGCTACATCAAGGAAGAACTCCTGATCGTGCTTGGCACTTCGTCGTCGGAATCGGTGCTGCCGCGTATGATCGCCAAGACTGAAAATCTTGGCTGCGAAAAGTCGGTTGTCGGCCTGGTCATTCCTACCGGCTATTCGTTCAACCTCGATGGCACTTGTATTTACCTGACAATGGCGGCGATCTTCCTGGCGCAGGCGACCAATACGCCCCTAACGATCTGGCAAGAGCTCGGCATCATTGGCGTTCTGCTCCTTACATCCAAGGGCGCCGCTGGTGTCACGGGATCCGGCTTCATCGTCCTGGCCGCAACACTTGCATCCGTCGGGACGATTCCGGTCGCGAGCATCGCCTTGATCCTTGGCATTGACCGCTTCATGTCGGAGGCGCGCGCGCTCACCAACCTTATCGGAAATGGCGTTGCGACAGTCGTTGTCGCCAAATGGGAAGGGGCGCTCGATGAAAGAATGCTCCATCAACGTCTGAACCAGGAGAGCGATGTCGAAGCTGATGATCCGGAGTCCGTAAAGATTGCGGATGACGAGATAGAGGCCGGCGCGCCTCGGCCAGTCGTCGCTTGA
- the phbB gene encoding acetoacetyl-CoA reductase, whose protein sequence is MSRVAVVTGGTRGIGEAISIALKAAGYKVAASYAGNDEAATKFKSETGINAYKWDVSNYEACVAGLKQVEADLGPVEVLVNNAGITKDGMFHKMTPDQWYAVINTNLNSLFNMTRPVWEGMRERKFGRVICISSINGQKGQMGQVNYSAAKAGDMGFVKALAQEGARSGITVNTICPGYIATEMVKAINPEVVAKNILPQIPVGRLGEPHEIARTVVFLASDDAGFITGSTISANGGQSMV, encoded by the coding sequence ATGTCCAGAGTTGCGGTTGTGACCGGCGGAACGCGAGGCATAGGTGAGGCGATCTCGATTGCGCTCAAGGCGGCCGGCTACAAAGTCGCTGCAAGCTATGCCGGCAATGACGAAGCGGCCACGAAGTTCAAGAGCGAGACCGGCATCAACGCCTACAAATGGGACGTGTCGAACTACGAGGCCTGCGTCGCAGGTCTGAAGCAGGTAGAGGCGGACCTCGGCCCCGTGGAGGTGCTGGTCAACAATGCCGGCATCACCAAGGACGGCATGTTCCACAAGATGACGCCGGACCAATGGTACGCGGTCATCAACACCAACCTGAACTCGCTGTTCAACATGACGAGGCCGGTGTGGGAAGGAATGCGTGAGCGCAAGTTCGGCCGCGTGATCTGTATCTCCTCGATCAACGGCCAGAAGGGCCAGATGGGCCAGGTCAACTACTCCGCCGCCAAGGCGGGCGACATGGGCTTCGTGAAGGCGCTGGCCCAGGAGGGAGCTCGCTCCGGCATTACCGTCAACACGATCTGCCCCGGTTATATCGCGACCGAAATGGTCAAGGCGATCAACCCGGAAGTCGTGGCCAAGAACATCCTTCCCCAGATCCCGGTCGGTCGTCTGGGCGAACCGCACGAGATCGCGCGCACCGTCGTGTTCCTGGCATCTGATGATGCCGGTTTCATCACGGGCTCGACGATATCCGCAAACGGCGGCCAGAGCATGGTCTGA
- a CDS encoding acetyl-CoA C-acetyltransferase has product MTEVVIVSAARTPVGSFNGAFGSLTAHELGAVAIKGALERAKVSPEEVDEVILGQVLAGGEGQNPARQAAMAAGIPQEKTAWGMNQLCGSGLRSVALGLQQIANGDAKVIVAGGMESMSMAPHLSHMRNGTKMGDTKFIDSMLKDGLLDAFHGYHMGVTAENIAAKWQITREEQDAFATSSQNKAEDAQKAGRFKDEIVPVTVKTRKGDVIVDQDEYIRPGTTLDALAKLKPAFNKEGSVTAGNASGLNDGAAAMVLMSADEASKRGLTPLARIVSWATAGVDPAVMGSGPIPASRKALEKAGWKVKDLDLVEANEAFAAQAIAVNKDMGWDPSIVNVNGGAIAIGHPIGASGARVLTTLLFEMQKRGAKKGLATLCIGGGMGVALTVER; this is encoded by the coding sequence ATGACTGAAGTAGTAATTGTGTCTGCCGCGCGGACGCCGGTTGGCTCCTTCAATGGGGCATTCGGATCGCTGACCGCGCATGAACTTGGGGCTGTGGCGATCAAGGGGGCGCTCGAGCGCGCCAAAGTCTCGCCGGAAGAAGTCGATGAAGTGATCCTTGGCCAGGTCCTTGCCGGCGGCGAGGGACAAAATCCGGCGCGGCAGGCTGCCATGGCGGCCGGCATTCCGCAGGAGAAGACGGCGTGGGGGATGAACCAGCTCTGCGGTTCTGGCCTGCGGTCGGTGGCCCTCGGCCTGCAGCAGATCGCCAACGGCGATGCGAAAGTCATCGTCGCCGGCGGCATGGAATCCATGTCGATGGCGCCGCACCTGTCGCACATGCGGAACGGCACCAAGATGGGTGATACCAAGTTCATCGACTCCATGCTGAAGGACGGCCTGCTGGATGCATTCCACGGCTATCACATGGGAGTCACAGCGGAGAACATCGCCGCCAAATGGCAGATCACCCGGGAGGAGCAGGATGCGTTTGCCACCAGCTCGCAGAACAAGGCCGAGGACGCGCAGAAGGCCGGCAGGTTCAAGGACGAGATCGTTCCCGTTACCGTCAAGACCAGAAAGGGCGACGTCATCGTCGACCAGGATGAGTATATCCGCCCCGGCACGACACTGGACGCGCTGGCAAAGCTGAAGCCCGCCTTTAACAAGGAAGGCTCGGTGACCGCCGGCAACGCCTCGGGTCTCAACGACGGCGCGGCCGCGATGGTGTTGATGAGCGCTGACGAGGCCAGCAAGCGTGGTCTCACGCCGCTTGCCAGGATCGTGTCCTGGGCGACCGCGGGCGTCGATCCCGCGGTGATGGGATCGGGGCCTATTCCGGCATCGCGTAAGGCGCTCGAAAAGGCCGGCTGGAAGGTCAAAGACCTCGATCTCGTCGAGGCCAACGAAGCCTTCGCGGCGCAGGCGATCGCCGTCAACAAGGACATGGGCTGGGATCCCTCGATCGTGAACGTGAACGGCGGCGCCATCGCCATCGGTCATCCGATCGGTGCGTCCGGCGCGCGCGTTCTGACGACGCTTCTGTTCGAGATGCAGAAGCGCGGCGCGAAGAAAGGCCTTGCCACGCTGTGCATTGGCGGCGGCATGGGCGTCGCCCTGACAGTCGAGCGCTAG
- a CDS encoding cytochrome d ubiquinol oxidase subunit II, translated as MSFDELLPLIFIGLMGVSLLVYVVSDGYDLGVGMLMHRATPEERDTMVASIGPFWDANETWLVLGVGLLLVAFPKAHGLVLSELYLPTALMLVGLILRGAAFDFRVKAKADRKAMWDRLFIAGSMLASVCQGWMLGRYISGFGEGWNYPIFAGAIAIALPMAYALLGATWLVMKTDGQLQDKAIEWSKIAWPPMVLGLILISMATPWISETVRVRWFTLPAMIAVASIPITTGVALLAARLLLGSPAVRGSLCWLPFALLVLVFFLSFLGLSYSIYPFVVIDRLTVWQAASSPESLKIILIGVCVTLPVIIAYTGFSYRVFRGKTIELDYA; from the coding sequence ATGTCGTTCGACGAACTACTCCCGCTCATCTTCATCGGGTTGATGGGGGTCTCGCTGCTCGTCTATGTCGTGAGCGACGGATACGATCTCGGGGTCGGCATGTTGATGCATCGAGCGACTCCCGAAGAGCGGGATACCATGGTCGCATCCATTGGCCCGTTCTGGGATGCCAACGAAACGTGGCTGGTCCTTGGCGTCGGCCTGCTCCTGGTTGCCTTCCCCAAGGCGCACGGACTGGTCCTGTCGGAATTGTACCTGCCGACCGCTCTCATGCTGGTCGGGCTGATCTTGCGCGGCGCTGCCTTTGATTTCAGGGTCAAGGCCAAGGCCGACCGGAAGGCGATGTGGGACCGCCTGTTCATCGCCGGGTCAATGCTCGCGTCCGTATGTCAGGGCTGGATGCTCGGCCGCTATATCAGCGGCTTCGGCGAGGGCTGGAACTATCCGATCTTTGCTGGCGCAATTGCGATAGCGCTGCCGATGGCATACGCGCTGCTCGGTGCGACATGGCTGGTGATGAAGACAGACGGGCAACTCCAGGACAAGGCGATCGAATGGAGCAAGATCGCCTGGCCACCGATGGTCCTTGGCTTGATCCTGATCTCGATGGCAACGCCGTGGATCAGCGAGACCGTTCGTGTCAGGTGGTTTACCTTGCCCGCGATGATTGCGGTGGCGTCGATCCCAATCACAACGGGCGTTGCGCTGCTGGCGGCGCGCCTCCTGCTCGGTTCGCCAGCCGTGCGTGGCAGCCTGTGCTGGCTGCCCTTCGCGTTGCTGGTGCTCGTCTTCTTCCTGAGTTTCCTCGGCCTCAGCTACAGCATCTATCCCTTCGTGGTGATCGACAGGCTTACCGTCTGGCAGGCCGCCAGCAGCCCCGAGTCGCTCAAAATCATCCTGATCGGGGTTTGTGTCACGTTGCCCGTCATTATCGCCTACACAGGATTTTCCTATCGCGTATTCCGGGGCAAGACCATAGAGTTGGACTATGCGTGA
- a CDS encoding NADP-dependent malic enzyme, with product MNQDLREAALEYHRLPRPGKISVVPTTAMATQRDLSLAYSPGVAEPCLVIAKDPLQADELTARSNLVAVVTNGTAVLGLGNIGPLAGKPVMEGKACLFKKFAGIDVFDIELAEEDPDALIETIARMEPTFGGINLEDIKAPECFYIEQKLRTRMKIPVFHDDQHGTAIIAAAAILNGLKLVKKDIADVKLVCSGAGAAALACLDLIVSLGLRHDRIIVTDAKGVVYAGRTEGMDDNKARYAVKTDARKLDEIIQDADIFLGLSAGNVLTSGMVKKMARDPLIFAMANPIPEIMPEDALAVRPDAIIGTGRSDYPNQINNVLCFPFIFRGALDCGATTINEEMKLATVRALADLAMTEVPEVVAAAYKGEKLRFGRDYLIPKPLDPRLIEVVAPAVARAAADSGVAKRPIADMEAYRQQLSRFVYQSGNAMQPVFSVAKGSGKSLLLAEGEDERVLRAAQVVVDERIARPLLVGRPSTIEDRIKSFDLRLRPGMDCDIIDPHDAEIYSKCAEVYHSRRKRDGVSAGLALSETRSNATVLASLLLARGVGDAMLCGVIGRTSDHLAAIRNVIGTRDDVRTLAVMQMLILPQHQLFICDTHCHLNPTADQVADIALLAAAEVRRFGITPRVALLSHSSFGSSAVPEANKMREARALIRQRAPDLAVEGEMRGDAALSPSVLHHEFPDSGFEGPANVLVMPNLDAANISYNLLRMAAGQGLTVGGILLGAAKPAHILTPSSTVRRIVNMAAVAVADAVSDRA from the coding sequence ATGAACCAGGATCTGAGGGAAGCCGCACTCGAATATCATCGCCTGCCGAGGCCGGGAAAGATTTCCGTGGTGCCGACCACGGCCATGGCGACACAGCGCGATCTGTCGCTGGCGTATTCGCCGGGCGTGGCGGAGCCTTGCCTGGTCATCGCCAAGGACCCGTTGCAGGCCGATGAGCTGACCGCGCGCAGCAATCTCGTGGCTGTCGTTACCAACGGCACGGCCGTCCTTGGCCTTGGTAATATCGGTCCGCTGGCGGGCAAGCCGGTCATGGAAGGCAAGGCGTGCCTGTTCAAGAAGTTCGCCGGGATCGACGTGTTTGATATCGAACTTGCGGAGGAGGATCCTGACGCACTGATCGAGACCATCGCCAGGATGGAGCCGACCTTCGGCGGCATCAACCTCGAGGATATCAAGGCGCCGGAATGCTTCTACATCGAACAGAAGCTCCGCACTCGCATGAAGATTCCGGTCTTTCACGATGACCAGCATGGCACTGCGATCATCGCCGCCGCGGCAATCCTCAACGGCCTGAAGCTGGTCAAGAAGGACATTGCCGACGTCAAGCTGGTGTGCTCCGGCGCCGGCGCAGCGGCGCTTGCATGTCTCGATCTCATAGTCAGTCTTGGATTGCGGCATGATCGTATCATCGTGACCGACGCAAAAGGTGTGGTGTATGCGGGCCGCACCGAGGGCATGGATGACAACAAGGCGCGCTATGCCGTAAAGACGGACGCGCGAAAGCTGGACGAGATCATCCAGGACGCGGATATCTTCCTCGGCTTGTCGGCCGGCAACGTGCTGACATCAGGTATGGTCAAGAAGATGGCGCGAGATCCCCTGATCTTCGCCATGGCCAACCCGATCCCGGAAATCATGCCGGAGGACGCGCTGGCGGTTCGTCCCGATGCGATCATTGGAACGGGGCGGTCGGACTACCCCAACCAGATCAACAATGTTCTATGCTTCCCGTTCATCTTCAGGGGCGCGCTGGACTGCGGGGCGACCACGATCAATGAGGAGATGAAGCTTGCGACCGTCCGCGCGCTGGCGGACCTGGCCATGACGGAAGTGCCCGAGGTGGTGGCCGCCGCGTACAAGGGGGAGAAGCTTCGCTTCGGCCGCGACTATCTCATTCCAAAGCCGCTCGACCCGCGGCTCATCGAGGTCGTCGCGCCGGCGGTGGCCAGGGCTGCGGCCGACAGCGGTGTCGCCAAGCGTCCGATCGCGGACATGGAAGCCTATCGCCAGCAGCTGAGCCGGTTCGTTTATCAGTCCGGCAACGCGATGCAGCCGGTCTTCTCGGTGGCGAAGGGCAGCGGCAAATCCCTGCTTCTGGCGGAGGGTGAGGACGAGCGCGTGCTGCGCGCTGCGCAGGTGGTCGTTGACGAGAGGATCGCAAGGCCCTTGTTGGTCGGCCGGCCGTCGACGATCGAGGATCGGATCAAGTCGTTCGATCTCCGGCTGAGGCCGGGCATGGACTGCGACATCATCGATCCACATGATGCGGAGATCTATTCCAAATGCGCGGAAGTGTACCACTCGCGCAGAAAGCGCGACGGCGTATCGGCCGGCCTCGCTCTCTCGGAGACCCGAAGCAATGCGACCGTGCTCGCCTCGCTCCTTCTCGCAAGAGGCGTCGGTGACGCGATGCTGTGCGGGGTCATCGGCAGGACATCTGATCATCTGGCCGCCATTCGCAACGTGATCGGCACCCGCGACGATGTGCGGACGCTCGCCGTGATGCAGATGCTGATTCTGCCGCAGCATCAGCTGTTCATTTGCGACACCCATTGCCATCTTAATCCGACCGCCGATCAGGTCGCCGACATCGCCTTGCTGGCGGCGGCGGAGGTCAGGCGCTTCGGCATCACGCCGCGGGTGGCCTTGTTGTCGCATTCGAGCTTCGGCAGCTCCGCCGTTCCGGAAGCCAACAAGATGCGGGAAGCACGGGCGCTCATTCGCCAGCGGGCTCCCGATCTGGCGGTCGAGGGCGAAATGCGCGGGGACGCCGCACTGTCGCCATCCGTGCTTCACCACGAGTTTCCCGATTCAGGTTTCGAGGGACCGGCGAACGTGCTGGTGATGCCGAATCTCGACGCCGCCAACATCTCCTACAATCTGCTCAGGATGGCGGCGGGCCAGGGACTGACGGTCGGCGGCATCCTGCTGGGGGCGGCAAAGCCGGCCCACATTCTCACGCCATCGTCCACGGTCCGGCGAATCGTGAACATGGCCGCCGTCGCGGTGGCAGACGCAGTCTCCGATAGAGCCTGA
- a CDS encoding cytochrome ubiquinol oxidase subunit I, producing MEAVFLARIQFAANITFHILFPSISIALGWVLLFFRLKHLRATDPQQKLDWLRAYRLWTKVFALTFALGVVSGVTMSFQFGTNWPGYMERVGNIAGPLLGYEVLTAFFLEAGFLGVMLFGHRRVGEMVHLGATFLVALGTLMSAFWILGLNSWMQTPAGYEVIDGVFHAKNWLEIIFNPSFPYRLVHMTLASALTCAFLLIGISAWQLLKGVATASASRVLRTGLIFAALIAPAQMLAGDLHGLNTLKHQPQKIAAMEGIWETTRGAPLLLFAIPDDAARTNRFELPVPKLASLILRHDANGEIKGLNEFPSAHPPVFPVFWCFRIMVGTGILMLLVSWIGLWRHWRDGWDFARMPRPMLKLFAGMTFAGWVATIAGWYVTEIGRQPFIVSGLIRTADVASRVPSSSIALTLAIYTALYLALLAAYVGVLKYMSEAAEKPTGPITSKDLAESTHQYQRRGEFA from the coding sequence ATGGAGGCCGTGTTTCTCGCGCGCATACAGTTTGCCGCCAACATCACGTTCCACATTCTGTTTCCGTCGATCTCGATCGCGTTGGGCTGGGTACTGCTGTTCTTCAGGTTGAAGCATCTGCGCGCAACCGATCCGCAGCAGAAGCTCGATTGGCTCCGTGCCTACCGCTTGTGGACCAAGGTGTTCGCCCTGACATTCGCGCTCGGGGTCGTCAGCGGCGTCACCATGAGCTTCCAGTTCGGCACCAACTGGCCGGGCTACATGGAGCGCGTCGGCAATATCGCCGGCCCGTTGCTCGGCTATGAAGTGCTGACCGCATTCTTTCTGGAAGCGGGTTTTCTCGGCGTGATGCTGTTCGGTCACCGCCGCGTCGGAGAGATGGTTCACCTGGGAGCGACCTTCCTCGTCGCGCTCGGGACGCTGATGAGTGCGTTCTGGATCCTGGGCCTTAATTCCTGGATGCAGACGCCGGCGGGATACGAAGTCATCGATGGGGTGTTTCACGCCAAGAACTGGCTGGAGATCATCTTCAATCCGTCCTTTCCGTATCGTTTGGTTCATATGACGCTGGCATCCGCGCTGACCTGCGCGTTCCTGCTTATCGGGATCAGCGCCTGGCAGCTCCTGAAAGGCGTAGCGACGGCCAGTGCCTCTCGCGTGCTGCGGACCGGGCTCATTTTCGCTGCCCTGATCGCGCCCGCACAAATGTTGGCGGGTGACCTTCATGGGCTCAATACACTCAAGCATCAGCCGCAGAAGATCGCGGCCATGGAGGGTATCTGGGAGACGACGCGCGGTGCTCCATTGCTGCTGTTCGCGATCCCGGATGATGCGGCGAGAACGAACCGTTTCGAATTGCCTGTGCCGAAGCTCGCGAGCCTGATCCTCCGCCATGATGCAAATGGCGAAATCAAGGGGCTGAACGAGTTTCCATCGGCCCATCCGCCGGTCTTTCCGGTGTTCTGGTGCTTCCGGATCATGGTGGGGACCGGCATCCTGATGTTGCTGGTCAGCTGGATCGGTCTGTGGAGGCACTGGCGCGATGGCTGGGATTTCGCCCGGATGCCGCGACCAATGCTCAAGCTGTTTGCTGGAATGACCTTTGCCGGTTGGGTTGCAACCATTGCCGGATGGTATGTCACGGAAATCGGACGCCAGCCTTTCATTGTGTCGGGTCTCATTAGGACGGCCGATGTCGCCTCACGGGTCCCGTCGTCAAGCATTGCCTTGACGCTCGCAATCTACACTGCGCTCTATCTGGCCTTGCTCGCCGCGTATGTCGGCGTGCTGAAATACATGTCGGAAGCTGCGGAAAAGCCCACCGGCCCTATCACATCGAAAGACCTCGCGGAGAGCACGCACCAGTATCAGCGCCGGGGAGAATTCGCATGA
- a CDS encoding acyl-CoA thioesterase: MSMQPRGDLTTRTLAMPADANPSGDIFGGWVLSQMDIAGGNHAGQRAQGRVATVAIEAMHFIKPVHIGDVLCVYAAAERVGRTSVAIRLEAWALRSRLGDRVKVTEGIFTFVALDGEGRPAPITPDRQEEASQPTTPLQTRDCTNNR; encoded by the coding sequence ATGTCGATGCAGCCACGAGGGGATCTGACGACACGAACGCTCGCCATGCCTGCGGATGCGAATCCGAGCGGTGACATTTTTGGCGGCTGGGTGCTTTCGCAGATGGATATCGCGGGTGGCAACCATGCAGGCCAGCGTGCGCAGGGGCGTGTCGCAACGGTTGCGATCGAGGCGATGCATTTCATCAAGCCGGTGCACATCGGCGATGTTCTCTGCGTCTATGCCGCGGCCGAGCGTGTCGGGCGTACGTCGGTGGCGATTCGCCTGGAGGCCTGGGCACTGCGCAGCCGGTTAGGGGACCGTGTCAAGGTGACGGAGGGTATCTTTACATTCGTCGCGCTCGACGGCGAGGGACGTCCTGCGCCGATCACGCCTGATCGACAAGAGGAAGCATCTCAACCGACAACGCCGCTTCAAACCCGGGACTGCACCAACAACCGATGA
- a CDS encoding NAD(P)/FAD-dependent oxidoreductase codes for MSKPQLGKSRIVIVGGGAGGLELATRLGDKHGRKGKLDITLVERKRTHVWKPKLHEIAAGSMDISAHEVDYLAQSYWHGFRYRIGEMIGIDRDRRQVQVAPYFDAEGREVTPKRTFDYDVLVVAVGSQNNDFGTPGVVDHAIKLESQSDARRFHERMVNACIRAHAQSSPLGAHQLKVAIIGAGATGVELAAELHRTTREVVAYGLDQVDPQKDIRITLIEAAERVLPALPERVSKETEKLLGKLGVDVLVGAKVSEVGSDHVSLTDGRMIPAELIVWAAGVKAPDFLKDIAGLETNRINQLVVRPTLQTSRDDGIFAIGDCAACSWGERGNVPPRAQAAHQQASHLYSQIPRYLRGEPIKDYKYKDFGSLVSLGEFSTVGSMMGALVGGNLVFAGIFARMMYLSLYKMHEHALHGSVKVALDTLARLITRRTEPHVKLH; via the coding sequence ATGAGCAAGCCGCAGTTGGGAAAATCCCGGATTGTCATCGTCGGAGGCGGAGCCGGCGGATTGGAGCTTGCGACGCGCCTGGGCGACAAACACGGACGCAAGGGAAAGCTCGACATCACACTGGTCGAGCGAAAACGCACGCATGTGTGGAAGCCGAAGCTCCACGAGATTGCCGCCGGGAGCATGGATATCTCAGCTCACGAGGTCGATTATCTCGCGCAATCCTACTGGCACGGCTTTCGCTACCGGATCGGGGAGATGATCGGGATCGATCGGGATCGCCGTCAGGTGCAGGTGGCGCCCTATTTCGATGCTGAAGGCCGCGAGGTCACGCCGAAGCGGACCTTCGACTATGACGTCCTCGTCGTTGCCGTCGGAAGCCAGAACAACGACTTTGGCACGCCTGGAGTCGTGGACCATGCGATCAAGCTCGAATCGCAGTCGGATGCACGGCGGTTCCACGAAAGAATGGTCAATGCGTGTATCCGCGCGCATGCCCAATCGTCACCTCTGGGAGCGCATCAATTGAAGGTCGCAATCATCGGGGCCGGTGCGACCGGCGTCGAACTTGCGGCCGAGCTCCACAGAACGACGCGTGAAGTGGTGGCGTACGGCCTCGATCAGGTCGATCCTCAGAAGGACATCAGGATTACGCTGATTGAAGCCGCCGAACGGGTGCTTCCCGCCCTGCCGGAACGAGTCTCGAAAGAGACGGAGAAGTTGCTTGGCAAGCTTGGAGTCGATGTGCTGGTCGGCGCCAAGGTCTCCGAGGTCGGGTCCGACCATGTGAGCCTGACGGACGGCCGGATGATTCCCGCTGAATTGATCGTCTGGGCCGCGGGCGTCAAGGCGCCCGATTTCCTCAAGGACATCGCGGGTCTCGAAACCAACCGCATCAATCAGCTCGTCGTCCGGCCGACACTGCAAACAAGCCGCGACGACGGCATCTTTGCCATCGGCGACTGCGCGGCCTGCTCGTGGGGTGAGCGCGGCAACGTACCGCCGCGCGCGCAGGCGGCCCACCAGCAGGCCTCGCATCTCTATTCCCAGATTCCGCGTTATCTGCGGGGCGAGCCGATCAAGGACTACAAGTATAAAGACTTCGGATCTCTGGTGTCGCTCGGCGAATTCAGCACGGTCGGCTCGATGATGGGAGCGCTTGTGGGCGGCAACCTTGTCTTCGCGGGCATCTTCGCAAGGATGATGTACCTGTCTCTCTACAAGATGCACGAACACGCGCTGCACGGCTCGGTGAAAGTTGCGCTCGACACGTTGGCCCGCCTGATCACCCGGCGGACCGAGCCGCACGTGAAGCTTCATTGA
- the phaP gene encoding phasin family protein (Members of this family are phasins (small proteins associated with inclusions such as PHA granules). Note that several different families of phasins have been named PhaP despite very little sequence similarity to each other.) gives MSDNKSKTNDADWGFAGLDFAKLVESCQISGVDMMALIDTEKKNIDALIEVNRSAYDSWRNLMTRQAEVFQETMKAIVAEASDESVAGRRTELARQGFEKALANMRQLAETAAESQKQTMEILHRRFEDGMAPMRNAGRRP, from the coding sequence ATGTCCGACAACAAATCGAAGACAAACGACGCCGACTGGGGCTTTGCGGGGCTCGATTTCGCCAAGCTGGTCGAGTCTTGCCAGATCAGCGGTGTCGACATGATGGCGTTGATCGACACGGAGAAGAAGAACATCGACGCGCTCATAGAGGTCAATCGTTCGGCATATGACAGCTGGCGAAACCTGATGACCCGGCAGGCCGAGGTTTTTCAGGAAACCATGAAAGCGATCGTTGCCGAGGCAAGCGACGAATCTGTCGCGGGACGCCGCACTGAATTGGCCAGGCAGGGATTCGAGAAGGCTCTGGCCAACATGCGCCAGCTTGCCGAGACGGCGGCCGAGTCCCAGAAGCAAACGATGGAAATATTGCACCGGCGTTTCGAGGACGGCATGGCGCCCATGCGCAATGCCGGGCGGAGACCGTGA